From Rhopalosiphum padi isolate XX-2018 chromosome 2, ASM2088224v1, whole genome shotgun sequence:
aaaatattttacagcacatttaaattatatttatagcatatggTATTCtgcaaaaaaaagtaaaaatgtcatattttgGACATCAAAACTTTGTAACCAGTCAtcctttttaatttatcaatattatataatgcttgTAAAAGTTTACAAAAACCGCAttaagtagtatatattatttttttaatggtaaaagaagtttagaatttttttgtaattaaaagttattaagaaataatttaaaaaatgctaataattggaaataaaaactgagaaaataaaatacattcttattttaaatactataataaaaggtcaacaaaatattaaaagcaataaaattaattttataattgaaaaaatttaatcttttatatattaatgttgatACTGTAATGTTTATTAGATGTTTtaacacattttcaaaaaaaaaaaaactacccattatattaaatttcatataaatgtttaaaattttaaaattactctaGTTTCTTTATCTGGATAAGTCTTATATGtgttttatcaattaatttacatttgtaacactaaatagtaaatttcagTTTACTATTTTTCATGTCAttcagaatatttattatttattaggtggTATTGGTTATGTCATACATTCATATGTATGTAAGAGATTATACAGAaagaagtattatattatatctattacaaattaaatagcaTAAAATTATCTCCGACATTGTACTATACAAAGGCAAATTTTGACAGTGCCCATAAtagacataatttatatattaggtacattattaatttttatcagaaACCAAAATATTTGTCCATTAACCTTACttacttaataaaaacatttaagtttttacttaaatttaatatcctCAGTATAGCTGTTACAAAATAAGGAATTTAAGCTAATGAActcaatttttgtataatatttggtgagataacattttttaattatccaacaaaaatgtattatctaaaCTCTAATTGACctcagaataaataaaaatatacataatatatgatatacagtacctattaaaaattttgtaatttagtatttatatataacatacaatgtaaattataaattgtatatagtatgtatatttttaatttatattatgatcttttaactctttgtttttttaaatactgctaatatttttccaaatatttacaaaataatataattattttgaagtatgttatcattatttaagttttatttcactttttttaaatacaaaatatatatttaatttcatagtccgaatcagaatatttttttaagtacctaatttgaattacttatatgttattaattagtatattaagttGAATGAGTTGAGTAATATCAAAGGCCCTGAAAATCATAAGGCCACTATTTTACCTATCTAAACTTCAAATACttaattcattattcatttaaattccaTTTTTTCTTAGAGAttctccaaaaaatattctggttAAGAATATGAAATAAGAAACTGTTCATTCAAAAtagcaaaaaattaaaaacaactattaccatgacaatttttatattgttatgattataagttatggaaaaataaaacattttagaaataacgagtttcttatattaaaaattccgtcatataatatattgaaataaataaatttaatcaagcACTACACCCTTGACCAACTAACCACTATCATAATATTcagttataaactaaaaattgtatttgtataactcaattaatttataaagagaaccataatttatacaactaatcATTCAATAATTGACCTACACCTTCCCAATACCTTGCCCATCACGTAAAACACAACTATAGCTTACAATGGACAGTAACAAGGAATTGGCAGTCTGAGCAAATCTAGTCATTTTTTCTGATCCTTTCAGTGACTTATCGACGGCAGCTttctaaaaattagttatttaggGCACCaaactaaaaacataatgttaaaatgtaaataataattgtataaaaatgattacctGTCTTAACAATGTAATGTGTTCTTCTCTTAATTTAGTATACACTTCTTTCAACTTGTTAAACTTTTCttcaagtaatttatatttttctaaaaatgaaaattataattttaaaaagattattaaaCAAACAGTTACTACAGTTATAATTATCAAATCATtccttaaatcataataattctcaaagtagaatatttttagtGAGCTCCTAGTAATGAAGATCTGGATGTCTATTCCATAAAAACTTAGACaacaaaatattagaaaatagtgAAATACCTTTTTTATGAAACTTATAACTCTACTCTATAGTATGGACCAGGACATTTTTGtctaaaggtatattatatgataacttaCTATCTAATTCATCAAAATTGTCCATAGAATTTACTTGATGCAATAAATCATCTCTGATAAGTCTTTCTTGAGTTAATTCACTGTcctatgaaatttaataataaataaacaaaatgagTTATTAATTCAGTACaatgactataaaataaaaattatcgatacttttttaatgtgtaaaaaCATAGAttcaaaaaaagaataattttgatgttcttaaaattattgttgtgtgTAATTACATCCATGTTTAAGTATAAGTcactttttacattataataccaCTCAATTggctgtatttaaaatacatgcaTGGTATTTActttgtatgataaaaataattatagaaaaatatctatacaatgtgtaaattttaaaagtacaatGTACTCTTcagatgtttgtattatttctatagtgtttaaaattgtttcagATTCAATTACTGGCTGCTTAAGTAATTCGTTTTTTGGAAAACATCCAAAacacaatacaaaaattatacaattcctGTCAATAGCCTTCAGAATAAAAACCAATGCTTTGTGGTACATTAATAAAACTCATAATGACTATctctgataaattaaaataattaggttgTGAACCTACAATGAAGCTATACTTACTacgtaaaactatatattttttatataacattactataaattataataataaaaaaatcatgtagAAAACTTTGAAATCACTTTTACAATTCTTGACATTTTCTGAGGGAAAAAATAACCTAAATCAATTTTAAGAACAACAGATttttaaaacgaatattttataatcaatccTATTCaacctatacaattttatttatatattttattgtgaaatGTGAAgatttgtatgtacatttattttagttattacattataaataataacaatgtattaatttaaactttaaattatagtgtatattatttatcttgatatttaaaatattatattttttaataatttctataaactaTCCTGAatcaatattaatgttatgaaaataatactaaCATCTGAAGAAACATTtagaaatatacttttataacatatatgtcaaatcattgttttaattgtataaaaaaaataccacatatgaattttaaatacatgtaaaatgacttatatttttttggaaGTAATTAACAgacaataatttaaagattttttttttgaagcactatattttcaaataataaaaaaattagattttattgatttatataattttttaataaaatccttACTTTTTTTGCCAATTCCATTTCTAATGTAGAAACTTGttgttttaattgaattattaatgattgatGAGCGTTTAATTCCCCATGTAAATGCTGAATCATGTTATCTCTGTaatgtatattcataattatgtaataaaaatttaaaaaaccataaatttttgcatattatacaccaataaatatataaataatactattaatagtattattaaaagagaagtaattcaattaaatttttgttgtcACTGttgaattttaagtattaaaaaaatgaaatatacctTTGGGTTAAAAGATCAGGCGACAAAGATCTTTGACTTGTTTCACTGCTGGTGACGCTATTCCCAATTCCTAGATCAACAAGTTCACCAATCATACTATTATTCTCTGATGGATCTTCATCTGGTAATACTATGGCAGCTTGAGTAACATAGGTTGATAATTCAGCTTGTACCAAAAAATTTGGAGgattctgttataataataatataaatattaataataataataatcagtcaTTCCTTATCTTAGTTATTTTACCTCAGGTAAAAGAGGTATCTGTATAAGTGTTTTAAAATACTGGAGATTAGATGACCCCAAATAAAATTGACGTAATATAGTAAATTGTCTTAGGAAACGTTTTCTATGGCCAGATAATAGATCAGGTGGTAGAGTAGCATGCATTTTAAAGAGAATTTTCACACATAAATCATATAACTGTGCAGAATCTAATATGCAAGGCAACAAAGGAGCCAATCGACACTGACCGTGGCTAGTCATTGAATTTGAGCGAGACATATCCAATGAACCAAAGactatatgaaaaattaaataaatacacataatcaaaaaaatataaattataagttgcCCTAATGATGCTCACTTGCAGACTGAAGTCCCAGAATTTCATCAATATAATCAAACATTTCAACacacatttgaaaataattattaacatcgtTGTCTCCAATTCTACAAAGATCTTCTTCAGATAAAACTAAATTTCCAGGAAATCCAGGATTACGTCTATGAAAATCTAATTTTGTAAGTAGTAATTGACAATATTGTTGGATGAGTTTCCCATAACCATCTTTCAAATGTAccttcaaaaattcatatataacacaattataattaataaattgaaaactactattttaatgaaatataaaaaaaaaaatttttaagttgataaaaaaaaatttaactatacccATAATTTTCCTAAGTCCTGTAAAAGTGTTTTATGTCGTTGTGATGATGCCAAAACATTTGGATGACCTTCCCGCAAAACTTTGTGTAACACGTGGCAAAATTTCCAGGCCACAATACGGTGTTCTTGTAATGGTAATTTAGTGACACAACGCCAAAAAGTCTCAGCacttttttcttgaaatgttcCTATAATagcatctaaaataatttattataaggaaATGATTTTAtggattaaaattatgaaatacagtaataaaggtattttatataatttattaactattaagaaaAGGATACTTCTAGCATGTTTTTCTTTTACTGGATTTTCTAATGTATTAATTGCTTTACTAATACTTGCAgcctaaaacaataaataaaatacaaaataaaattatagtaaaaaaatttgtttttccaGTTATTGGTAgtttatgttttacatttatttattttttaataaaaggtaAACACAATATAcgtaaatttcattattataatgattaggtAGCATAATAGCAgggatagtttttataaaattaagtacctacatttaaaataaagtatctgCGAGTACTTATTAGTCaaactatgaaaataatgaagttattaattagtacagataccaaaaattaaaaaataacaaaataagtataggtaatccaataaatgtaaaatatgtaagtatgtatataattcaaattcttACATGAAATTCTTCCATTATTACAATGAAAAATTGGCTATAGTTTTTTGTCACACCTCTAAAGAATATCactaaatatacaaattgtacCTACTCGATTCATCTACTACAATTTTATCATGAGATACTTATTAtttagttcaataaaaaaataaaacaaaaactattgtAAAATTGACGACAATAATACTAGTTATAatcaatactaattatttaatcgccaagtgaaataataatgatatatttcaaGTGTAACAGAATGAAATCCTTATctctaattatttgaaaatatcaacatatttaattgaaacaaGTGGTCATAATATTGGGCGGCCAAGACATAGATTTGAAgtgtttattatctattaaaagtGTAAgggtttataaatatacatatatatatattatatgtgtacactAATTTGCAATAGCGAAGGCAGTACTACTGCGGCAGAGAGGTAGGTTAACCGAGATAATCCAACATAACTTATTGACATCTTACTTGTATCTTTTCAAAGTGTTCACGTTCCTGATCCAGACTGGTCTTCCGGTTTTGCAGTACCCTCGGTAACGACAAGGACGACATGACGTGACAGTTGATTGAATGATCtaccgccgtcgccgccgctaCTTTTGCTGCAACACACGAACAATCGGATTGAAGATGACGTACCGGTATTAATAAGACGACTGCCGCGTCGGGCGTTCCGTTCGTGTGGTGTCGCTGTCGATCCGGTCCCGAGTTGACCACCGGAAACACGGTAACATATTGAACGGACGGcgacgatataatataacagcGATATTATACTTGAGATACACACAAAACGGAACGACGACGACCGGAAGTATCGGAACTCGGGAGACAGCGAATTCGAATCACTTGAAGACGTTCAtgtagattattaataataatattacgatacttACCCAGTTACACGTCGTTGATTGGGCGGGAAAGGGTAAAcggagtataaaaaaaaacaacactcgACCGACGTACACAGAGCCACGGACACGGTGCCCCCGCAACAAACTCAATTTACTACGTTTCACTTGGATTCattcataatgatattaatgtaCGCACTACTATCACTGACGACGACTGTCCGCCCTCCGCACCCCCCTTGCCCGTACTCCAACACAATTTCATTGATACGCCTCCTgtgccaccaccaccaccggatgtagtaataataataataaatagagcTATTTATGTTTTGTGTCTGTGATTGTGCGGGGAATATTATAGCGAGCGAGAGAACTACGGGCGCCTTAGTGCAGCCAACTGATCCTATCCCCCCGCGGTTCGCACGAGAGGGGCGACACTGCGGACATTACCGTCGGGCACGTTGGAGGAGTGATGATTGTGCATTTGCGCGGCGACGGACTGTTGAATGttgttcgtcgtcgtcgttgttattgtttatgtttatattaataataacatattattattatttgttgttatgtTATTCGAAACAACGCGCGTTGTAGACGGTTAGTTGGTTGGTTACGTCAGATTTCGAAAGAACGAGTTACGTTATTTTAAGACGGACAAACGTCGTCGGCGAGTGATGAAGTGATGACTAGATCGGCCCGGCGCCAGGTGGCACAGCAGCAGCTGTAGGCGTGTAGATATATACCTAGAACTGCGCTGCAATGTAAACAATCCCACGccgacaaataatattatacaccgtgATCCACTGAGCATCCTAAttcctttttttctttaataattcagttattcaaaatatgatttttgaaattttgaaatatatttaaaaatagtattttcataCAATTGTCATAAACTTTTTGCACCGGGTACATAAGGTGTGTCCCGAAGAGATACAAACGTTTACTTTTCAAATACACACCTCCCTTTCTACTGCAAATTATTTAgcagataatttttctgaaaatgtatcaaaatcaaaatttgaactgaTAGTTTTTGAGTTGTTTTAACTGTGtactaaaagaaattaaaaataatagtataaaataaaataacagttccattataataggtttaaaaaatatggGTGCTATATAGACAGTGGGGGTGATTAGTACATTAGTGTAACACATTTGtactcaatataatatctactcGTATCAAGGGAGTACCTAATTAAGGGGTAAGGGGTCAGACCTCTCAGAgccttattttaataatatttttcaatatttataatttaatagtaattcaactatttttttttttaaagtgacacaatttacagttttctactcaaaaaaaatataatctaaggCAAATTCCAA
This genomic window contains:
- the LOC132920635 gene encoding huntingtin-interacting protein 1 isoform X1, which encodes MSSLSLPRVLQNRKTSLDQEREHFEKIQAASISKAINTLENPVKEKHARNAIIGTFQEKSAETFWRCVTKLPLQEHRIVAWKFCHVLHKVLREGHPNVLASSQRHKTLLQDLGKLWVHLKDGYGKLIQQYCQLLLTKLDFHRRNPGFPGNLVLSEEDLCRIGDNDVNNYFQMCVEMFDYIDEILGLQSAIFGSLDMSRSNSMTSHGQCRLAPLLPCILDSAQLYDLCVKILFKMHATLPPDLLSGHRKRFLRQFTILRQFYLGSSNLQYFKTLIQIPLLPENPPNFLVQAELSTYVTQAAIVLPDEDPSENNSMIGELVDLGIGNSVTSSETSQRSLSPDLLTQRDNMIQHLHGELNAHQSLIIQLKQQVSTLEMELAKKDSELTQERLIRDDLLHQVNSMDNFDELDKKYKLLEEKFNKLKEVYTKLREEHITLLRQKAAVDKSLKGSEKMTRFAQTANSLLLSIKSDVDKQLSNMRTVEFNMAPQRIKFEEELIALQTTVDSTTRHNDELLRVTELLKTEVSEVKQKLTDAVQIKSDLELKLSESEELRFSINALWFECCRKIIEHTSEMLDYPSMSSATCSPECVSLIKEKLISSIGKGKDEVAGFAHYVAMYIVFGKAVSNTKSDLNDAQKLLDKCKQVGKDSVKLLTAWQTGVKIDECCNSLISTLNDVESMAFSTQANESLGDLVEDELSIMDRAIEEAAKRIQEMITESRAAHSGIKLEVNEQILDSCTSLMAAIRVLVHKSRKLQAEIVANQGSNGSAKEFYKRNHQWTEGLISAAKSIGLGAKGLLDAANEAVSGEGKLERLIVASHCVAAGTAQLVVASRVKASQNSDNLAELSQASRNVTNATATVVATAKSCAQLVQQTEDLDLGVLNEHQTKRLEIECQVRVLELESSLEKERMKLSALRKLHYQEDQS